One genomic region from Haloterrigena gelatinilytica encodes:
- a CDS encoding PTS fructose transporter subunit IIB — MKFVAVTSCPTGIAHSQMAAENLEQTATDLGHEIDVEVQGAMGQENELSSDAIAEADAVIIAADTSVNQDRFEGKPVVTAPVKDAVNDVEDLLERAIAAADGEGANAESTQPADAAGSGTETADSGAPRRGGDPSKGLFARLKRLLS, encoded by the coding sequence ATGAAATTCGTCGCAGTAACGTCCTGTCCGACGGGTATCGCACACAGCCAGATGGCGGCCGAAAACCTAGAGCAGACCGCGACCGATCTCGGCCACGAGATCGACGTCGAGGTCCAGGGCGCCATGGGTCAGGAGAACGAACTCTCGAGCGACGCGATCGCCGAGGCGGACGCGGTGATCATCGCCGCGGACACGTCGGTGAATCAGGATCGCTTCGAGGGGAAACCGGTCGTCACGGCGCCGGTGAAAGACGCCGTCAACGACGTCGAGGACCTCCTCGAGCGAGCAATCGCGGCGGCCGACGGCGAGGGGGCAAACGCCGAATCGACGCAGCCGGCGGACGCGGCCGGTTCAGGCACCGAGACGGCCGATTCGGGCGCGCCGCGCCGGGGCGGCGACCCCTCGAAGGGACTGTTCGCCAGACTCAAGCGACTCCTCTCCTGA